A genomic segment from Halorussus sp. MSC15.2 encodes:
- a CDS encoding ABC transporter permease: MRKYIVKRVLHAAFIMWLVATTVFVGLRLIPGGPVAAMLGQEATPEAVEALRNQLGLNQPMYVQYVDWMTDMLVLDLGQSITSSQEVTTLIAQAAPKTLSIGRSRW; encoded by the coding sequence ATGCGTAAATACATCGTCAAACGGGTACTGCACGCGGCGTTCATCATGTGGTTAGTCGCGACGACCGTGTTCGTCGGACTCCGGCTCATCCCCGGCGGCCCCGTCGCGGCGATGCTCGGTCAGGAGGCCACGCCGGAGGCCGTGGAGGCGCTTCGCAACCAACTGGGCCTGAACCAGCCGATGTACGTCCAGTACGTCGATTGGATGACCGACATGCTCGTCCTCGACCTCGGTCAGTCCATCACGTCGAGTCAGGAGGTCACCACCCTCATCGCGCAGGCCGCCCCGAAGACGCTGTCTATCGGGCGCTCGCGGTGGTAA
- a CDS encoding ABC transporter substrate-binding protein, with protein sequence MSDEALSGPVVDRRTTMKLLGATGLAGMAGCLGGGDGGESQGTTASGGDGTETETETQADANQKQGGRLQAAWFTGSIDVLDPPYISVGQYFQVAGNVFNGLVTLKKDLTVRGDLAKDWTVENDGKKFTFQLREGVKFHNGDEFTAEDVKYTINRTISNEAPAAGKLGSLKPVDEGGVNVKGDYEVELNFSEAMAPALIYLTRGPGRAATIVNKNAIEEMGADQYKIKPVGTGPFKVTKHEVGSGITLDAFDDYFETDENGNSLPYLDGIDINPISEPATLVNALRGGDVDFANLVPLQNIDKVEQAGEVEKLSAPGVNWYGLAMNQDREPFGSKKARMGVAKSINNEQFIQTAYFGNAISAKGPINKATEWVWREDKPDDQSYDPEKGSQLLEESGASGASFSILTTKDSLRAAKAMRQQLNKAGFDVSVEQVTSSTYWERYEKGNYDTTISGSVGDPDPDQSLYNFYRKPSADGVWNWVNYENDEVHRLLAEQRKALDRDERKQLLQQLEDKLIADVPHAYLIHQDDVAARRSNVKGFTHIPFLRNFHTTWLDE encoded by the coding sequence GTGTCAGACGAAGCGCTGAGCGGACCGGTTGTGGACCGCAGAACGACGATGAAGCTGCTGGGGGCGACGGGACTCGCGGGGATGGCGGGGTGTCTGGGCGGGGGCGACGGCGGCGAATCGCAGGGGACGACCGCGTCCGGCGGCGACGGGACCGAAACCGAGACCGAGACGCAGGCCGACGCGAACCAGAAGCAGGGCGGTCGCCTGCAGGCGGCGTGGTTCACCGGCAGCATCGACGTGCTGGACCCGCCGTACATCAGCGTGGGTCAGTACTTCCAAGTCGCGGGCAACGTGTTCAACGGTCTCGTGACCCTGAAGAAGGACCTGACGGTGCGGGGCGACCTCGCGAAGGACTGGACGGTCGAGAACGACGGCAAGAAGTTCACCTTCCAGCTCCGAGAGGGCGTCAAGTTCCACAACGGCGACGAGTTCACCGCCGAGGACGTGAAGTACACAATCAACCGGACCATCTCCAACGAGGCCCCGGCCGCCGGAAAGCTCGGGTCGCTCAAACCCGTGGACGAAGGCGGCGTGAACGTCAAGGGCGACTACGAGGTCGAACTCAACTTCTCGGAGGCGATGGCACCCGCGCTCATCTACCTCACTCGGGGACCGGGCCGGGCCGCGACCATCGTCAACAAGAACGCCATCGAGGAGATGGGTGCCGACCAGTACAAAATCAAGCCCGTCGGCACTGGACCGTTCAAGGTCACGAAGCACGAGGTCGGGTCCGGCATCACGCTCGACGCGTTCGACGACTACTTCGAGACCGACGAGAACGGGAACTCGCTCCCGTACCTCGACGGTATCGACATCAATCCCATCTCGGAACCGGCCACGCTGGTCAACGCGCTCCGGGGCGGCGACGTCGATTTCGCCAACCTCGTCCCCCTCCAGAACATCGACAAGGTCGAGCAGGCGGGAGAGGTCGAGAAGCTCTCGGCGCCGGGCGTCAACTGGTACGGTCTCGCGATGAATCAGGACCGCGAGCCGTTCGGCTCCAAGAAGGCCCGGATGGGCGTCGCGAAGTCCATCAACAACGAGCAGTTCATCCAGACCGCCTACTTCGGGAACGCCATCTCCGCCAAGGGTCCCATCAACAAGGCGACCGAGTGGGTGTGGCGCGAGGACAAACCCGACGACCAGAGCTACGACCCCGAGAAGGGGAGCCAGCTCCTCGAGGAGTCGGGCGCGTCGGGCGCGAGTTTCAGCATCCTCACCACGAAGGACAGCCTCCGCGCCGCGAAGGCGATGCGCCAGCAGCTCAACAAGGCGGGCTTCGACGTGAGCGTCGAGCAGGTCACCTCCTCGACCTACTGGGAGCGCTACGAGAAGGGCAACTACGACACGACCATCAGCGGGAGCGTCGGCGACCCCGACCCGGACCAGTCGCTGTACAACTTCTACCGCAAGCCGAGCGCGGACGGCGTCTGGAACTGGGTCAACTACGAGAACGACGAGGTTCACCGACTGCTCGCCGAACAGCGAAAGGCGCTCGACCGCGACGAGCGCAAACAGCTCCTCCAGCAGTTGGAGGACAAGCTCATCGCGGACGTGCCCCACGCCTACCTGATTCACCAGGACGACGTGGCGGCCCGGCGGTCGAACGTGAAGGGGTTCACCCACATCCCCTTCCTGCGGAACTTCCACACGACGTGGCTCGACGAGTGA
- a CDS encoding helix-turn-helix domain-containing protein: MREVTLRLRHHGEPESDISERYPDITLESASSLTGSAAERKRIIEITGPADSIEGFLDDFEAADPVLDVTPLTSFDAARVAVAITYDSYQWDSISQRLSDMGIHHRTGTTITAGWERWTVYVEDGDDVSEIIESLERAGNDAELVRDVALSELDGQSHLELFEILEDELTPRQLEVLKTAIDRGYYRPKTDVTIEDISDAVGIAPTTTWEHLAQAEHKVMDQIGEYLL; this comes from the coding sequence ATGCGCGAAGTGACGCTCCGGTTGCGCCACCACGGCGAACCCGAGAGCGACATCAGCGAGAGATACCCGGACATCACGCTCGAATCCGCCTCGTCGCTGACCGGGAGCGCGGCCGAGCGCAAACGAATCATCGAGATTACGGGTCCGGCCGACTCGATAGAGGGGTTCCTCGACGACTTCGAGGCCGCGGACCCGGTTCTCGACGTGACGCCGCTCACGTCGTTCGACGCCGCGCGGGTCGCGGTCGCCATCACCTACGATAGCTACCAATGGGACAGCATCTCCCAGCGACTCTCGGACATGGGAATTCACCACCGCACCGGGACGACGATTACCGCGGGATGGGAGCGCTGGACGGTGTACGTCGAAGACGGCGACGACGTGAGCGAGATAATCGAGTCGCTGGAACGCGCGGGCAACGACGCGGAACTAGTCCGGGACGTCGCGCTCAGCGAACTCGACGGACAGAGCCACCTCGAACTGTTCGAGATACTGGAGGACGAACTCACGCCCAGACAGTTGGAGGTGCTGAAGACGGCCATCGACCGCGGGTACTACAGGCCGAAGACCGACGTGACCATCGAGGACATCAGCGACGCGGTCGGTATCGCGCCGACGACGACGTGGGAACATCTCGCCCAAGCCGAACACAAAGTGATGGACCAAATCGGCGAGTATCTCCTGTAG
- a CDS encoding ABC transporter permease, with the protein MTEDQSPGVGPNSPAEPGPTDVPPEYQQDEQIEEHKTLGQRIVDGLLADKMALFGAVVVVAFVVTAVFAPFVAPHDPEATYGFMKSPGEQSVGDFDSDPQTEEVLHVLGTDSFGHDILSRIIFGARVSLLVALATVAVAFTIGTTIGVLAGYYGGWIDSVLMRYVDFQWAFPELILGVAIIAISGGLGVVNVVIAIGIAYIDDFARLVRGEVLSLREEEYVTAARAIGMTDRRIMFREILPNAVAPLIVQGTLMIPLAILAEAGLSFLGLGVKPTTPTWGLLLSDGRQFIDQAWWISVMPGFAIMVTVLAFNMLGDGLRDIFDVSEGEVEER; encoded by the coding sequence GTGACGGAGGACCAATCGCCCGGGGTGGGACCGAACTCGCCCGCCGAACCGGGACCGACCGACGTACCGCCCGAGTACCAGCAGGACGAACAGATAGAGGAGCACAAGACGCTGGGCCAGCGCATCGTGGACGGTCTGCTGGCCGACAAGATGGCGCTGTTCGGCGCGGTGGTCGTCGTCGCGTTCGTGGTGACCGCCGTGTTCGCGCCGTTCGTCGCGCCCCACGACCCGGAGGCGACCTACGGCTTCATGAAGTCGCCCGGCGAGCAGAGCGTCGGCGACTTCGACAGCGACCCCCAGACCGAGGAGGTGCTCCACGTCCTCGGCACCGACTCGTTCGGTCACGACATCCTCTCGCGCATCATCTTCGGCGCACGGGTGTCGCTGCTGGTCGCGCTGGCGACCGTCGCGGTGGCGTTCACGATAGGCACGACCATCGGCGTCCTCGCCGGGTACTACGGCGGGTGGATAGACAGCGTGCTGATGCGGTACGTGGACTTCCAGTGGGCGTTCCCCGAACTCATCCTCGGGGTCGCCATCATCGCCATCTCCGGCGGACTCGGGGTGGTGAACGTCGTCATCGCCATCGGTATCGCGTACATCGACGACTTCGCCAGACTGGTCCGGGGGGAGGTGCTGTCGCTCCGCGAGGAGGAGTACGTCACCGCCGCCCGCGCCATCGGGATGACCGACCGGCGCATCATGTTCCGGGAGATACTGCCGAACGCGGTGGCTCCGCTCATCGTGCAGGGGACGCTGATGATTCCGCTGGCGATTCTCGCCGAGGCGGGACTGTCGTTCCTCGGTCTCGGCGTCAAGCCCACGACGCCGACGTGGGGGCTCCTGCTGTCGGACGGCCGCCAGTTCATCGACCAAGCGTGGTGGATTAGCGTGATGCCCGGGTTCGCCATCATGGTCACGGTGCTGGCGTTCAACATGCTCGGCGACGGCTTGCGAGACATCTTCGACGTGAGCGAAGGAGAGGTGGAAGAACGATGA
- a CDS encoding ABC transporter permease, translated as MVIGLGVALPTGIVSAVRKNEPLDYVATVTAFMGVSMPAFFVGILLALVFGVWFDLLPVFGYTPISEGVVPWFESIILPAIAVGLPYSAIVMRMMRSSLLEVQNEQYMRTALAKGVNGRVRLFKHALQNALIPVVTVAGIQLALVLVGSVTVELVFGIKGLGRLLVDSMLDRDYPVTQAVILLVAGVMVFTNLLVDVAYTFIDPRIRYGGDDA; from the coding sequence GTGGTAATCGGCCTCGGCGTCGCCCTGCCTACCGGCATCGTCAGCGCCGTCCGCAAGAACGAACCGCTGGACTACGTGGCGACCGTGACCGCGTTCATGGGCGTCTCGATGCCCGCGTTCTTCGTGGGCATCCTGCTGGCGCTGGTGTTCGGGGTCTGGTTCGACCTGCTGCCGGTGTTCGGCTACACGCCCATCAGCGAGGGCGTCGTGCCGTGGTTCGAGAGCATCATCCTGCCGGCTATCGCGGTCGGCCTGCCGTACTCGGCCATCGTGATGCGGATGATGCGGTCGTCGCTGCTCGAAGTGCAGAACGAGCAGTACATGCGGACCGCTCTCGCCAAGGGGGTGAACGGCCGGGTTCGGCTGTTCAAACACGCCCTGCAGAACGCCCTGATTCCCGTCGTTACGGTCGCGGGCATCCAACTCGCGCTCGTGCTGGTCGGGAGCGTGACGGTCGAACTCGTGTTCGGCATCAAGGGGCTGGGACGACTGCTCGTGGACTCGATGCTCGACCGCGACTATCCGGTGACCCAAGCGGTCATCCTGCTGGTCGCGGGCGTGATGGTGTTCACCAATCTGCTGGTGGACGTGGCGTACACGTTCATCGACCCGCGGATTCGCTACGGAGGTGACGACGCGTGA